A single genomic interval of Pyrus communis chromosome 7, drPyrComm1.1, whole genome shotgun sequence harbors:
- the LOC137739181 gene encoding zinc-finger homeodomain protein 9-like translates to MDITPSITTTTNNTASTKSPEADSETPTRIQQPLKPPPYSNGVLKRHNPTHHLHHHNIPITPVVVTYKECLKNHAAALGGHALDGCGEFMPSPAANPADPTSLKCAACGCHRNFHRRDPEDPVQPNTPAATTHVIEYQPHHRHHPPPPTHPGNRSPSSASPPPISSSYYPSAPHMLLALSTAHENALAGANNNNAVAIPQIVSPSPNARKRFRTKFTQDQKEKMYQFAERVGWKMQKKDEEIVQEFCNEAGIEKGVLKVWMHNNKNTFSKRDVLNGGAGGRAGSLSRPSFLLEHSHHHNNGTNGNGNGNNNDDDEEEDDDQNDNKNGFPNPNHHYQGADGRGNNGSSSSS, encoded by the coding sequence ATGGATATAACCCCgtccatcaccaccaccaccaacaacaCCGCCAGCACAAAATCCCCGGAAGCCGACAGCGAAACTCCGACTCGGATCCAGCAACCCTTAAAGCCTCCGCCCTACAGCAACGGCGTCCTCAAGCGCCACAACCCCACgcaccacctccaccaccacaacATCCCCATCACCCCTGTCGTAGTCACCTACAAAGAATGCCTCAAGAACCACGCCGCTGCGCTGGGTGGCCACGCCCTCGACGGCTGCGGCGAGTTCATGCCGTCTCCCGCTGCCAACCCCGCCGACCCCACCTCACTAAAATGCGCTGCATGTGGCTGCCACCGCAATTTTCACCGCCGTGACCCCGAGGACCCCGTGCAGCCAAACACCCCCGCCGCGACAACGCATGTCATCGAGTACCAaccccaccaccgccaccatccTCCTCCGCCGACTCACCCCGGCAACCGAAGCCCCAGTTCAGCTTCTCCACCGCCGATCTCGTCCTCCTACTACCCCTCCGCCCCCCACATGCTCTTGGCTCTGTCCACCGCTCACGAAAACGCCTTGGCGGGTGCGAATAATAACAACGCCGTTGCTATCCCCCAGATCGTGTCGCCGAGCCCGAATGCGAGGAAGCGGTTCAGGACCAAGTTCACCCAGGACCAGAAGGAGAAGATGTACCAATTCGCAGAGAGGGTCGGGTGGAAGATGCAGAAGAAAGACGAGGAAATCGTGCAGGAGTTCTGTAATGAGGCAGGCATCGAAAAAGGGGTTCTCAAAGTCTGGATGCACAACAATAAGAATACCTTCTCCAAGCGAGACGTGCTCAATGGCGGCGCTGGCGGCCGTGCTGGCAGTTTAAGCAGACCCAGCTTTCTCCTCGAGCATTCCCACCACCACAACAACGGCACCAACGGCAACGGCAACGGCAACAACAACGATGATGACGAGGAGGAGGATGATGATCAAAACGACAACAAGAACGGCTTTCCGAATCCGAATCATCATTACCAGGGTGCTGACGGTCGTGGCAACAATgggtcatcttcttcttcttga